GGCGATGAATCCATCCTGGCGCACTGTTAGATTGACTGATATCGAAGAGGGGAGATGTACTTACCCGGTCGTCAAGTCCGGCAGCTTTGACATCGACAAGAACATGCCCATCCGGAATGGCGGTATACGCATCATCTTGCGCCATGGTCAGACTCTCCAAGATACCAACCTCTCCCATGACCAAGTGATGAGGAGCCTTCACCACCTGCGTCGAAGAAGCATCCATCTTACGAGCAGGACCATAAGCATTCTCAAGAGGAGTATCATTGACAAGTCTGCAAGTCCAGAGCTGACCGTCTTTCTCAGCGATCTCGTAGTCCAATCTAGAGATCGGGTCATCATGCGAGTAATGCGCCCGTTCCAAGACGTGGTAGATGACGTTGGCTGTGATATCGCCATCGCTGCTCAGGTCAAGAGTGTACAGCTGGCATTGGCTGTTTTCACCCCGGAGAGTTCGTGCGAAACCCGTTACTAGGCCTCCTGTTGTGTTCTGGGGATCGAGGTACACCTTGCGAGTGACCCAGATGCACTTGATAGGCTTGGTAAGCCAAGACTTTAGGGCGGTCAGTTGTTCTGGCTGAAGAGAGGCGAGGAAACTTCCTTCAGTCTCGTCAACGAGGATCAGCCATTCTCCAGCCCATTCGCGCGACGCAAGGTCCTCAAGACTGCTAGAGCTTGCAGAAATACCACGCGTGCCGAGATACTTCTGAAGGTGGTCTTGCATGGATAGATCGCTACCGACTCCAGCAATGTGTACCTTCTCCTCAGAGAGCGGCTTAGTTGGAGTATACTCCATGGGCTTTGCTCTAGCCATCATGACGATTGTGCTTGAGAGTTGCTCAGTGTCGGTCTTGTCATGCTTGGCCTCGATCTCAGAGACGCTGTCAAAGTCGGCAGCGAGCTCGTTGCGCCACTCGTCGAGGGTAAGACCAGGGCCAGAGCGCCCGGGTGATCTTGGGCGAAGCCACCAGCCAGTTAAAGGTCCCTATGTGAGAGTTAGCGTTGAGGTTTAGAACGTAGGATGTAAGATCTTACCCAAAGAAAGTTTGCTGAAGTCAGATCTGCAAGCATCAATGTTAGCTAAACCTTCAGTGAAATGAGTGATGTTGCATACCCTCTGATAGCTCACCGACCAAGAGGTATCCATCGTCGCGCAATAGAGAGCGAATGTTCTTCATCGCGAATGGCAGATCAGCAGTGGCGTGCAGAACCTAGTCAACTGTAGTCAGTATTTGAAGGAACCTTCACAACATCCAAGACTTACGTTGGCTGCAACAACAAGGTCATACTTCTCAGTAAACCCCTGCTCAGCAAtatccttctcaacatccagAGTCTTAAACTCAATCCTATCCCACTGcgcaaacttcttcttcgccttaTCAAAGAAGCCAGCCGAGATAtcagtaaaagtaaaagactGATACGCATTCTTCCCTCCCGCCTTAGAGAACCCATGCAGCAACTCTGTCGTTGCACCACCAGTTCCAGCACcaatctccaagatcttcatgTTGGGATTCTTGTGCGCCAAGAGCTCAGCGACGGAGAGAAGTTTCTGGTTCATGCTGGTAGTGAAGATACTCTCCTCGTAGAAGCGGTAGAGAAGATCGTTCTCAAGCCAGACTGCGAGGGCTTCGACGTCGCCTTGGAAGATTCTAGACATGTTGATGGCGAGTTGGGATACGATTGATGCATCGACAGTTTGGGAGATGCCGGAGTTCGCGACGACATTCATGATGGCGTCTTGGACTGTTGCGAAACCGTTTTGTTGCTTGTGGCGGGCTGCTAGACGCTCTTTGTGAAGTTCCGCTTGGTCGAGGAACCATGAATGGTAGCTGAGTAGATGAGGAGCCAAGTCCTTGCCCTTTTCGATACCGTTCTCAACGATGAGTGGGATTAGCTCCTTGACCAGGttctcaaggttgacgagcttcttctctgccgGAAGACTCTGAATCTTGATGGGGCTGAGCATGGGGTCACTGCTCGAGATGTCCCCAATGTCAGGCTTCCAGGTGAGCCTCAACCAGGGAAGAGTAGTGTTGTCATCACTTGTCGCCCTGTCCATTTGTAGACCTTCCACCACAAAAAAAGGTCTCGATAAAGAATCGTAACACTCGACACTACCTTGGATCCTGCTAAAACCAACAGGTGATGTATTGGTAGTACAAGACGCGACGTCCGTGTTCTTAGCAGGCATGCGGATTgagatcctcttcatcttggaagGAAGAAGTAAGGTATCAATCTCTTGGAAGAATCCAGAGCGATTGGCCAAGGCAGGTGTTTGGAGCGCAGCGTCCATCATAGCTGGGTGCAGAAGATATCGCTGGCCTGGAACAGGAGATTGAGCAGTCGATGTCATGTCGATCTTGGCAGAGCAAGCTGATAGACTAGGGCGGACGCGAACTTCAGTGAGAAGCTGGAACTTGGGACCATAGCCGTAGCCAACTCGCTCAAGAGTCTTGTAGTAGCTCTTCAGTGGAACCTTGAGTGGCATGTGGTGCCATGAGGTTCTGCGGCGGAGAGCGACATTATCTTTGCTCGCTGGAAGAGTATTAGCTTGAATCACCATCTGGTTGACATGGGATACTTACTTTCCAGGACTGCAGCTCTACCGTGACAATGACGAATATCGACATCGCCTCTCAGCGACGAGATGGTAAAGTCATACCATGTCTCCTCTGACTTGGCATTGTCGTTGTCTGGGATGAGTgtgaggaagagatcgatGTGCGACTCGTCAGGGAGAATGATGGAGTTGGAAAAGACAAAGTCTTGAAGCTCGAACGAATGGTTCGCCCAGTCAATCTCCTTATTCTCCTCCTGTACCTGCATCATGGCCTCGATCACCATCGCAATGCCGGTAGTGAAAGAGAATGTTACAATACCGTTGACCTGTAACCTGTTAGCTTTGCTTGATATGAATTCATAATCGTCAAGTACCTGATGATCAACAAGCCAAGGCGCATCTTCAATCGACACTTTATTCCTCCACGTCGGAGCCGAAGGGTTCACTCCTCTGCAGCGAGATCCCAGAATCTCATGTCGCGGCGACTTCCTAAACCGCCATTCCTGACTGTTTCGTGGCTCTGTCCATGGCGTCGAGGAATAATCCCAGGCATAAGCCGGAAGGTTGTCTTGAATGTGATTGGGAAGACGTCCAACCTTGCCCGCGATCTTGTTGACTTGATCCAAGTCCAGCTGCTTTCCATTGAGAACCAAGTCTCCAGCGAGGTTCATCAGCTGTTGGCTTGAGTCTGCGTTTCGGAGCATCGTGGCAAAGAAGGGAAGTTGAGGAGAGTCAGGAAGGGATTTGACAATCTCGGATGTTGGGCGAGAGAGCAGAGAGTGAGGTCCGAGTTCAATGCAAAGATCGAACTTCAGGTTTGATGAGGTCAAAGCCAGGGTGACTGCATCGGTGTAAAGAACCGGGGAGACGAGGTTAGCTCCCCAATAGTCAGCGTCAACCTCGGTAcccttgagctcaagaccAGTAACAGATGAGTACATAGGTACTCGCCCGATCTTGGGCTGAATGACACCCTTGAGCTGACCAACGTACTCATCCACAACAGTCTTCATGGCGCGAGTGTGATAAGCTCGAGTCACTGCGACAGCTCTAGAGACAATGCCATGAGTGCTTAGCTCAGCAGCGACGTTCTTGACTCCCTCAGCAGATCCAGCGAGCGTAAGGTTCTGAGGGCCGTTGAAGCAAGCGATCTGTACATCATTTCGCTCCAATGCATCTTGCAGCTCCTTAGCGTTGGGTGCGCTCCTTATGACCAACATGGCACCCGATGGAGCGTTCTGGCAGGCAATGCCTCTGTAGTAAGCCACAGTGATGGCCTCTTTGGCTGTAAGAGCACCGCAGGCGTAGGCAGCGGCTGTTTCTCCACCTGAGTGGCCAACAACGCCGTCGGGAAGAACGCCCCAGCTCGAGAGAACATCTGTCAACGCGATCTGGACCGCCATGCAGAGGGGATGCGCGATAGCTGGTGAGTCAATCTCTTCTTGAGAGAGCTCAGTGGTAAGCTTGTCTGCGAGAGTGTCAGTAACTGTCAAATTGAGATGATGTATCTGGACGTACCTATCAATGACCAAGTCGGTGTCTTGGATGACTGAAGTTCCCTCACAACCTCCTCGAGATTGTACAAACTATTGCGCGCCACAGGAAACGCATCGAGGAGACGTTTACCCATCTGCGACCACATAGCTCCTTGGCCAGTGAATGTGAACAAGACGCGCGGTGACCCGCCAATTGTCGGGCCTGCTCCAACCTTGAGTGCGTTGGTTTCCAGCTGCTGaacaagaccatcaacaGATTGAGCAACAGCGAATGACTTCCATGGTCGGATGTTGATCTGGCTTCGAGCGTTGAGCGCCTTGACAAGAGGACTAGTTAGACTCTTACACTCCTCGTGAGACTTGAGGAACTCTAAGAGGTTCTGCTCGTTTGTTTCTCGAGAGCTCTTTGAAGCGCCGGatgtgaagaggaggaaatACGGGTCGTTGGTcttctcctcgtcttcatgaTGGCCGTTAACGCCATTGATACCGTTGATACCATTGGTTCCATTGATGCCGTTGGTGCCATTGACTGCGTTTGCACCATTGGTTGAACCATTGGTCAGCTGAGGCGGTTCGTagaactcaacaacagcatgGGCAGTCGATCCACCGATACCAAGAGAGTTGACGCTAGCCCGGCGGATGGACTTGGACGGCCATGGCTGGGGAACTGTTGGAACACGAACTCTCCACCCATCAAAGTCGACTGAGAAAACTTTCGTTAGCCGAGGTCATCAGAAGCCGGCAAGGAGGCTACATACTCTTGGGGTTGGGTGTCTTGTAATTTGTGTTGGGAGGGATCTCGCCCTTTTCCAGGGCCAAGACCaccttgatgagactgcTCAAACCACTGGCAGCCTCTGAATGCCCGACGTTGGGTTTTGTCTGTTCAGATTAGTTTGTCTTCAACtgataataaaagaaaggcgCGACTTACAGAACCCACCCAGAGTGCATCTTGGGTTTTGTGGCTTTCGGAAAAGACTGAGCCAACGGCGCCCAACTCGATGCAGTCACCGACGGGAGTACCTGTTCCATGACACTCAAAGTATCCTGTCTCGCTGAAGTCATTGATTCCTGCTTGGGCGTAGGCTTGCAGGATAGTGTCTGCCTGAGCTCGGCCTGATGGCTCTGTGATGGCTGGAGTGGCACCAGAACTGAACTGTTAGTGTCTGGCCCTTGAGTCAAAACTGAAGAGACGCACCTGTTAGATGAAGTACCCCTGATAACCGCCCGAATGCTGTCACCATCTCTGATAGCATCGCTGAGCCTCTTGACATAGACTGCATTGGTTCCTTCACCGCGTCCATATCCATTAGCGCTAGCATCAAATGTCTTACATTGACCATCCGCAGCAATAGCACCGAGACGCGTCAAAGACAGTGCATAATCAGGACTCAGGAACAGATTAGAGGCACCAATCACAGCGCCATCACACTCGCCAGCCTGCAGTGCTTGGCAGGCAAGATGAAGGGCCACCAGGGCACCCGAACAGGCAGTATCGATGGTGACACTGCATGAGGCGTCAGCACTGTAATCGCCCCTTTTGGGAAATGACGACATACCTTGGGCCACCAAGATCGAGTGCATGGCTGACGCGGTTCGCAAGCATAGTTCGTGTCGTTCCGATAGCGATGAACGTTGGAAGATATTCAGGGTCTTGCATGAGCATGTCGTGATAATCACTCACAAACATGGCACAGTAGCAGCcaatctttgactttgagattGTTTCCATAGAGATGTTGGCAGACTCAAGGCACTCGTAGACAACCTCGAGCAGCTGCTTCTGTTGGGGATCCATAGCTGTTGCAGTGTCTTTGCTAATACCAAAGAACTTGTGATCAAACTGCTTGATGTCCCTCTTGACGAAGTGAGCTCCCCTAAACGCCTGAGCTCCCTTCTGATTAGGATCCATGGATAGGAAGTTCTCAGCATTGAACCGATCTTTGGGTATCGCCGTAGCAGACGAGCAACCTGCTCGGACATGGTCCCATAGGTCAAGCGGCTTGTCGATTCCGCCTGGGAGACGACATGCCATGCTCACAATAGCGATTGGCTCTCGCCATTGTGGAATCTGGGAGGGCATTgcaaacaaaaaaaaaagacaaacGTCAAAACAAATTGGGGTATACTGATGAAATTCGTTCCAAAGTCTTGTAACTCTGGGGGGCAAAAATTACATGAAAAGAGTATGGGATAGTTCATGACACCACCGGCAGCGGCACATACATATGGGACAGCGGCCATCGACTGGCCGTGATACGCTCGCTCGGTAATCACCACATGAGAAGACAGCGCGTCCAGATTCCTGGTTCATTGTCTCCACAGCAGTTCACAAGGGTCCGGCGTGTTGGTTGCTAGCTCCACGAGCTACTGCACTGCCATTGTCGTAATATCAATCACGGGTGGCGCGTGATCTAGCTCTTAATGGTATAGTTTAGATGCAGTTACTTGGTGAAATATCGCACTATGGATGCAAGAACAAGTCCTTAAGTATCGTCCGCGCCTCTTTTGACGATCGGGCCTGTCTCTGGAATGGTTCTTACGGGGGTTCATGATATGACGCTTGCAGTAGCACCAACATAGCGGGTCCGAATCCTTTCAAGATATGGGGGCGAGGTAGCCCGTTTCAGGTACGAAAGCGAGGAGAAAAAAAGCGATACTCGGTAAATGCACGGGAATTACATGGAATAAAGAGAGTTTAACCCGCACCAGATTAATGCTATAGAAGCCTTGTTATGCTGGAAATAATTCACGCGGAATCGACTCATCGACTCTTGGTCCGGCGCTAACACGATATCCTTGCGGGCCGTAGTGTAAAAATGCGACATCGACCCAGAGATACGGCGCGTCCCTAGCTTACGTCGGGGCGAGTAATCCTGACCTTGCTCTCTAATCGATGGGTAGCGCTTGCTCTGATCATCGCCACGCGTGGATATCAGATGAGTGATTTAGCATAACGGGTGATACGGGAGCAAACAGTTTGTGTATATGTATGTTGCTTGCCCCCTGATCTCGCAAAAAGGTTATTTGCTTCACCGTTTCCTCCGCCAAGGCCGGCAGTTAGTACTGTGCCTCAGGAGGACAGTGCCTTTTGTGCTACACACGCTGCAGCACGGAAATGAGCTCCAGCCGTTTGAGAACCAACCGCGTGGTAAACCAAGCTTGCTTTACGGTTCATGCTGCAGATGATGGGTCGGCTGTCAGTGCGGGATAAAACCCCCCTGTCCGACTCCAACCAATACGGTACCGCCACGCAAACATCACTTGGAGAGGCCGTCTGCAGGTTGGTTGCTAGCTTAAACTTCGGGTTGGTATGCGTTCCCTCATCCTGCATATGCACTGATGTTTGGGTCCAGCCCGGAGATGCTTCCAGTTATGTACGGTATAATATCAGCACTACAAACATTATCATAAAGCTCTGACCAGTGGGTGACAAACTAGATCCAGTTATTGAGGGGTAAGGTAAGCAGCAAACATCAGCAGATCCGACGCTAGGTTAGTTTTTAGCTATGCGATGGACTTTGGGAGCAACTGCGCCTGCGCTAATGCAATTGCAGGCTGTGTAGCGCTATGGTCTAATCTGGGTATATCATTGGAGTTGCAAGGGCCCGAGGCTTTGCGAGAGATGGGTAGTGATCTGACAGGACGGAACAGCCGGATAAGCAGTCGGCCATGATTGCTACGACCAACAGAGGCCACGCAGGCACGGCGTGGAAGCACCGGGAGTCTATTGAGAAAATTTGGTATTGGGACTTACTAATTGAATATTCACGAACTGTAGAAAGTTGCAAGGGCCATCATATAACCCATCATCTGACTACTGCTGGATTATGTGCCAGGAAAAACAGCATGCTTCAATGGTGGTTGCATATTGGGGTTCTTATCACCATGTCAAGACAAGGATGGAATACGAAAATAAGAGATAGAGATACTGGAAGTACATGATAGAAATCTAATTATAACTGACTGCTCGGCACACCAGGCGTCATCATGACAAAGACGCCTGCAGCATGTATTGCATAATCTTATCCTCGAGGTCAAAGCTCGCCAGCCGAGTACAGCTGTGCGAAGCGAGAGGTTGGCTGATGGAGCAGTTCCTTGGGATCGCCCTGCTCAACAATCTTTCCATCATCTAGTACTAGAACTATATCAAAGTCAACGATCGTTGCAACCTGATGCGTGACACAGAGGACAGTGCTATCGGGGAACGTGTCGAATACTGCCTGGCGCAGCTGTGTCTGTATGTCATTATCGACGCTTTAGCGGTTAGCTGTGAGCTGTAAGATGTGTCACGTGTGCTGCTTACTGGCTTGTAGGTTCATCCATAAGCACAAGCTTTCCCTTCTTAAGGCAAGCTAATGTCATGGCGAATAGCTGACGCTCTCCGTGGGAGAAGGTGTCGCTTGAAGCTATCATGTCGAGGCCGCCTCCTTGCTCAATGGTCTGCCAGAGGCCTGTCTTCTTGAGGCCTTGGATGATCTCCTGCTCGTCTGAAATGCCAAAGAGCTTGGCGTACTCTCGTATACTTACTGAGAGGATGAGAGATTCTTGCGGGAGGACTACGAAGCGAGAACGCACTTCATCCTTGGCCAGGGTTGATatgtcaacatcgtcaatAGTGATGATACCTGAAGACACCTGTACCAGGCCGAGCAATGAATTGACTAGAGTGCTCTTGCCGCTGTTGACAGATGAGTTAGCGTCCTGATAGCTGGGTTCAGTGTCTGCTTGCGAGGAACATACCTGCCCGTTCGGCCGCAAATAGCCATCTTGGAGCCTGGCTTGATATCCAGTGTGAGATTTGAGATAGTTGGAGGTAACGAGGTTCTATACCATAGATTAGTTCTCCAAGAGCTCTATCACTGCTATGTTACACTTACGAATGAGTCAGCGTTACATCGCTGAAGTGAATCTCGCCCCTCGATGGCCACTCCACTGGAGGCTTCGTATCCGACTCATGCTCCGACTTTGTGTCTTCAGTAAAGTCTCTGATACGAGCAACTGCACCGAGTGTGATCTCAAGTGAAgtccagaagaagacgacacCCTTGACCGACTGTCCAAGTCCCACGATGTTAAACAGCGCAAGACCAAGACTCCCACCACTGGTATTCATCTGGACGACAGCAATGGATATGACCACAAGAGCGAGAGTCGCGACGAACAGGTCCACTGAAAGGTTGAGGGTAACCTGTGCAGACTGCAAGAAGTGAAAGGGTACTTGCGATcgctcaagaacctcaattCCTCTTCTCAAATACCAGGCTGCCCAACCATATGCACGCACAGTGGCGAGTCCATCAAGAGACTCCAGAAGAAGGGATAAGACAGGCGACCTCGCCTCAATATCCATGACACGAAGTCTTCGAGACGTTCGAAGATAAAACTCATGAAAGAATCCGATTACAACGGCAATTGCCAAAATTGCGAAGCCGGCGTAGTGAGATTGGATGGTGACAACGATGCACTGCGCGATAAGCATCAGCAAGTTCATCGTGGCGCCAACGAAAGCTAGCGGTAGCTCCATATCGGTGATCTGCAGGTCCTGGCTAAATCTAGAGGCGGATGCGATTAGCGAATGTCTGTGCACAAAAGTTGTAGTTGTCGTACCTGTTTAACGTGACTCCACTATCCGTCTGGGAGAAGAAATCCATTCTGGCACTAAAGCACTGTTAGCACTGTGAAAAGAGCCTGGGCGGGGGAATAACATACTTGAGTGTTgtggtgaggatgagatggtgGAACAACGCTGCAGTCCGCACTGCGATGCGTAAAAAGAGCCATACACATGCTGAAAAGAGAGCTACCCAGGCCATCGAGCCAACTccaaagaagatgccatAGAATGACGGGAGCGTATCGATTTGGTTCTGGAGACTCTTCTCCGACCATAGTCCAAGGTATATTTCTATCGATGGTCAGTATCAGGTCGATAGAAGTGCTGAGGTGGGGCCAGTGACTTACGTGGGAATATGACGCCTATAACGAATCCCAAGCAGAGGAATAGAAAGACGACAAAGTCCATCCAGCCAATGACTCCAAAGTACCACTTATACACTGCCCAATCACCATTGGCGCCTTTCTTGAAAGCGATGTCATTTGTGATGGCAGTGTTGGGTAGTTCGTCAGAGTCTTGGGCTCTAGGTTCTCGTGCAGTTGCAGCATGGTCAGATACTTGCAGCACGTCATGTTCGAGTTGCTCAATATGCGGTGCAATCTCGGCGTATGTGCCTTGCCGAACAATGCGGCCGTCGGCGTCAATGAGGATGATGTAGTTGGCGAAGGGGAGATATCTCGCTATATGCTGTTAGCGAGTGTAATTCAATGGGACAGTTAACTTACGTGAACTTGTGGCGAGGATAGTCGTAGTGGGTgcgctgctgagaagaccTCGGGGCGCAAAGATCTCGCCCAGGATATGGCGCTCAGTGTTGGTGTCTAGACCTACAAGACAatcatcgagaagaacaagagtaGCCTTGGAGTAGATGGCACGCGCTAGAGCCTAGAGCTGTGATTAGTCCAAGTAGTGTGTCGTACTGAAAAGTGACACTCACTATGCGAACTTTCTGTCCTCCACTGACAGACTGTCCATTCAGACCACAAAGATGTTTGTCTCCATCGGTCAGATCCTCAATGTCCTGATCTAGAGCACATGCATGAAGCGCCATGCGATAGCGCTCTTCGTAAAAAGGCAAGGCACCCACGATATTCTCCTTTATGCTGATATTAGCGATCCAAGGCGTTTGGTCGCAGAAAGCAACCTGCGAATCATCGACAGAAACGGTTCCAGATGATGGTGCAAGATCGCCCAACACGACACGCAGCAGAGTCGACTTTCCACTGCCTGTCGGCCCAGCGACGACAGTTAGTCCATGGGCTGGTACGTCAAACGTAGCATCCCTGATGATAgcttcaccatcttcagtCCACTTTGCGCTGACGTTTTGAATCTTGACAGCCA
This DNA window, taken from Fusarium fujikuroi IMI 58289 draft genome, chromosome FFUJ_chr11, encodes the following:
- a CDS encoding polyketide synthase, with translation MPSQIPQWREPIAIVSMACRLPGGIDKPLDLWDHVRAGCSSATAIPKDRFNAENFLSMDPNQKGAQAFRGAHFVKRDIKQFDHKFFGISKDTATAMDPQQKQLLEVVYECLESANISMETISKSKIGCYCAMFVSDYHDMLMQDPEYLPTFIAIGTTRTMLANRVSHALDLGGPSVTIDTACSGALVALHLACQALQAGECDGAVIGASNLFLSPDYALSLTRLGAIAADGQCKTFDASANGYGRGEGTNAVYVKRLSDAIRDGDSIRAVIRGTSSNSSGATPAITEPSGRAQADTILQAYAQAGINDFSETGYFECHGTGTPVGDCIELGAVGSVFSESHKTQDALWVGSTKPNVGHSEAASGLSSLIKVVLALEKGEIPPNTNYKTPNPKIDFDGWRVRVPTVPQPWPSKSIRRASVNSLGIGGSTAHAVVEFYEPPQLTNGSTNGANAVNGTNGINGTNGINGINGVNGHHEDEEKTNDPYFLLFTSGASKSSRETNEQNLLEFLKSHEECKSLTSPLVKALNARSQINIRPWKSFAVAQSVDGLVQQLETNALKVGAGPTIGGSPRVLFTFTGQGAMWSQMGKRLLDAFPVARNSLYNLEEVVRELQSSKTPTWSLIDKLTTELSQEEIDSPAIAHPLCMAVQIALTDVLSSWGVLPDGVVGHSGGETAAAYACGALTAKEAITVAYYRGIACQNAPSGAMLVIRSAPNAKELQDALERNDVQIACFNGPQNLTLAGSAEGVKNVAAELSTHGIVSRAVAVTRAYHTRAMKTVVDEYVGQLKGVIQPKIGRVPMYSSVTGLELKGTEVDADYWGANLVSPVLYTDAVTLALTSSNLKFDLCIELGPHSLLSRPTSEIVKSLPDSPQLPFFATMLRNADSSQQLMNLAGDLVLNGKQLDLDQVNKIAGKVGRLPNHIQDNLPAYAWDYSSTPWTEPRNSQEWRFRKSPRHEILGSRCRGVNPSAPTWRNKVSIEDAPWLVDHQVNGIVTFSFTTGIAMVIEAMMQVQEENKEIDWANHSFELQDFVFSNSIILPDESHIDLFLTLIPDNDNAKSEETWYDFTISSLRGDVDIRHCHGRAAVLETSKDNVALRRRTSWHHMPLKVPLKSYYKTLERVGYGYGPKFQLLTEVRVRPSLSACSAKIDMTSTAQSPVPGQRYLLHPAMMDAALQTPALANRSGFFQEIDTLLLPSKMKRISIRMPAKNTDVASCTTNTSPVGFSRIQGSVECYDSLSRPFFVVEGLQMDRATSDDNTTLPWLRLTWKPDIGDISSSDPMLSPIKIQSLPAEKKLVNLENLVKELIPLIVENGIEKGKDLAPHLLSYHSWFLDQAELHKERLAARHKQQNGFATVQDAIMNVVANSGISQTVDASIVSQLAINMSRIFQGDVEALAVWLENDLLYRFYEESIFTTSMNQKLLSVAELLAHKNPNMKILEIGAGTGGATTELLHGFSKAGGKNAYQSFTFTDISAGFFDKAKKKFAQWDRIEFKTLDVEKDIAEQGFTEKYDLVVAANVLHATADLPFAMKNIRSLLRDDGYLLVGELSEDLTSANFLWGPLTGWWLRPRSPGRSGPGLTLDEWRNELAADFDSVSEIEAKHDKTDTEQLSSTIVMMARAKPMEYTPTKPLSEEKVHIAGVGSDLSMQDHLQKYLGTRGISASSSSLEDLASREWAGEWLILVDETEGSFLASLQPEQLTALKSWLTKPIKCIWVTRKVYLDPQNTTGGLVTGFARTLRGENSQCQLYTLDLSSDGDITANVIYHVLERAHYSHDDPISRLDYEIAEKDGQLWTCRLVNDTPLENAYGPARKMDASSTQVVKAPHHLVMGEVGILESLTMAQDDAYTAIPDGHVLVDVKAAGLDDRDGFIAQGSLPATSFGRECSGVVTRCGANVSSFSPGDRVAVIGQGTFATQYLAPSDCCSKIPDWLSFEDAAAIPTNFITALYALTTPARVSTGQKILIVNASSTQGIALIKTATALKLDVYAAISDATTKPILTRVGLHSAKIFVNPTNTGRSSVSRSTTFQAYKLVLNTKSGQYADFAHLVANRGTYIEVTSGESSGDVGHVVPNKNVMFASVDLADAYQESKQDLGELLGQVIDMVEKREVDVDSSVSVNGLDSLQSSFAALIEGTSNKQVVSLANVDDQKLIKTRPKTSRFNPHKTYIITGGLGGLGRAISVWMASYGARHIILATSSITRASESGDLLQQLSSYGCNARVEVCDVGDSEAVERLVASIDTPVGGVIHSALKLSDCFFEDITLEDFDAVFGPKVNGSLNLHNSLLNQDLDFFVMLSSGCGVLGNEGQSNYAASSTFLDTFARYRQSLGLPASSVDLGFVEDVGNISERPEIQASLLSRGLRPITVRDVLRVVEGAIATGSPKNLITDSTYDSFVQSQIVLSFGMIDKATAEYQSWAQDAKFGLLRSRAADNAALDSDSDSGESAVQTAFKALRNTLGRLGDAPEGKEAALQPFVCTALVAKLAQVLSIKVGDIQPSRSAIQYGMDSLIAIEVRSWARYAFQIDLPINDLTNPYSIQDLSARVSRMIAG
- a CDS encoding related to multidrug resistance protein — translated: MPPPNCLLHVEDTFGPVVKGCGSNFDFTLLFEETILCILPLCVAICLAIFRVTRLWKKPVIFKGCFILPLKLIAWNLVLGSQASVVALFSIRDETRTRASIAAGSIGIVGSAILACLSFLEHQRAVRTSSILVLYLLSTIPMDAARARTLWRMLDGRDPAIAVMVLGATKVCALVTEMLWKCSLANRHELCDAPEESNGIIERALMLRMMPIFWAGYRTPLQTEHLSKLDTKLQNAELRPSEKGPKRKQAPIKLAKEIFFSHTYEFLAPIFPRLCYLSLTFAQPFLVRRAIDYISKPKTEGSGERGDGLIAAYALVYYGIAFVSSLYEQSAVRATTVVRADLSMRIYQQSLLLDRVVDTGDSSTTMMTADVERVQLGVRKLHDAWASFVSVAIGLWLIEAQLGLAALVTLGLIGGSLLLGGYWSGRASRFQKNWMAAIEKRLHKTVQVLKGIKSIKQMGAAPAIKTMLEDERQSEIKLSKKFRLQLIALVTLSFTSLTMLPALGLSVHNAVSDKSSGRILTAQTAFQVMTLFNIVSSSIQDCTSHVMAIMVGLGSLQRIESFLNQHTWTDPRKSIRDASISTDESSVGGTSEKKVLTDVAVKIQNVSAKWTEDGEAIIRDATFDVPAHGLTVVAGPTGSGKSTLLRVVLGDLAPSSGTVSVDDSQVAFCDQTPWIANISIKENIVGALPFYEERYRMALHACALDQDIEDLTDGDKHLCGLNGQSVSGGQKVRIALARAIYSKATLVLLDDCLVGLDTNTERHILGEIFAPRGLLSSAPTTTILATSSPRYLPFANYIILIDADGRIVRQGTYAEIAPHIEQLEHDVLQVSDHAATAREPRAQDSDELPNTAITNDIAFKKGANGDWAVYKWYFGVIGWMDFVVFLFLCLGFVIGVIFPQIYLGLWSEKSLQNQIDTLPSFYGIFFGVGSMAWVALFSACVWLFLRIAVRTAALFHHLILTTTLNARMDFFSQTDSGVTLNRFSQDLQITDMELPLAFVGATMNLLMLIAQCIVVTIQSHYAGFAILAIAVVIGFFHEFYLRTSRRLRVMDIEARSPVLSLLLESLDGLATVRAYGWAAWYLRRGIEVLERSQVPFHFLQSAQVTLNLSVDLFVATLALVVISIAVVQMNTSGGSLGLALFNIVGLGQSVKGVVFFWTSLEITLGAVARIRDFTEDTKSEHESDTKPPVEWPSRGEIHFSDVTLTHSTSLPPTISNLTLDIKPGSKMAICGRTGSGKSTLVNSLLGLVQVSSGIITIDDVDISTLAKDEVRSRFVVLPQESLILSVSIREYAKLFGISDEQEIIQGLKKTGLWQTIEQGGGLDMIASSDTFSHGERQLFAMTLACLKKGKLVLMDEPTSHVDNDIQTQLRQAVFDTFPDSTVLCVTHQVATIVDFDIVLVLDDGKIVEQGDPKELLHQPTSRFAQLYSAGEL